A stretch of DNA from Aliarcobacter thereius LMG 24486:
CTTTATACCCCATTTCTACCCATATAATATTTTATGTTTACAATATATTTATTAGCTCTTCTGTATTTCTTTATTTTACATAATAGTATTTACTTATTTAGCAGGGTAAAAAGTGCCATTTTATGGTGGCTACAGAGTTCTATCTGCAACTTTTTTATAAGATAATGCAACTTTTTTATAAGCTTTTTTACTCCAAATGCAACTTTTTTATAAGATAATGCAACTTTTTTATAAGCTAAATTGAGTCAAATATTTTCTTATCTAGCTCTTTGTTTATCTCTTGTAGATCACTATCAAAATTTAAAGTGCCTTGTAGATATTTTTGATAAAGCTTTTGTTCATATTTCAAACGATCTTTTATATTTTTAGTTCTAGTAAGGATTCTTTTTATTTGCACTTGAGCTATTTGTCTATGCTTAGTAGAACTTTGAAGATTTTTTTTCTTTAAATCTGTAAAATCTTTTTTTATTCTCTCGCTATTTTTAGTTATAGTGATTACTAAGCTTTTAACAGCTCTATTTACTTTAATCTCTTCATATTCAAAGTAGATATCAGATTTTTCTTTTAATTCGTTTTTAGCCACTTCTAAAACTTTCTCTTTAAAACGATTATAAATTTTATAACTTTTTTGTATCTCAAATTTTTTCTTCTTGTAGTTATAAACACTTGTAAACTTTTCTAATAACTCATCTAAATTTATTTCAATAATCCTAAATTTTGAGTTTTTATAAGTATCGTAAAGACTAATATTGTACTCTATCCACTCATAAAATTTAAGCGTATAAACACTCTCAAATTTGTTATATTGCTCTAGCTTGAGCTTTGTAAAATTGTTTTTAAGTTGTAAATAGTGTGGCTTTAAAGAGCTATGAAAACTAAACTCTAAAATATCATTTGCTTTATCAAGTCTAAAATGACTTAAAAAAGTGGTGTACTCTTCTACTTTTTCACTATTTTCTAAGCAAATTATTGTTGTAAGAAGTTGTTTTAAACTCTCACTTAACCATTTTAAATTAGTTCTCTCAATTTCTAAAAAGTTTAGAAGAGTTGGAACTCTTATACTATAAGTAAAAAAGTCATCATCATAAACATTTATAAGACTACTTAAAAATGCTAAAAATCTAGATTGAATTAAAGTAATATTATATTTACTATTTATTAGATTGTTTGATTTGTATATCAAATCTTTACTCTCTTTTTCGCTTATATACACTATTTCCATTTTAAAATCTTATATCTCTACATAGTTTTTACTTCATTTGAAACTATAAAATCAGCAATAGAAGATTTTGGATACAAAATCCTTCTTTTACCTAGTATTAAATAAGAGGGTCCAAAGCCCTCCCTTCTCCACGCTTCTAACTGAGCTTTTGTAATATTTAAATATTTTTCTAACTCTCTTGTATTTAACCAAGTTTTATTTTTTGTTTCAAGCTCGTCAAGCTCTTTTAAAATTTGTTGTTTTATCTCTTCAATATTCATTTTTATTTCTCCTTTTTTATTAATTTATGCAAGTAAATGTAAGTTTATGTAACATTTGATATACTAATCATTGATTATTTTGTTTTAACAATGTGATTTAAAAGAACAAATAGGTACATAACTTAGGCTAAAATGTCCTATTGATAAAATAATAGGCTATTATATCTTATTCTATGCTTAAAATGTCTTATTAAATATCGATAAAGGTTTTTAATGGAAATTAATTATATTTTTGAAAAATTATTTAACTATTTTAATGTCTCAACCATAAGAGAATTAAGCGAAAAAATAAATATAAGTGAATCAACAATTTCAAAATGGAAACAAAGAAATTCAATAAATGCAATAAAAAAGAAATGCCGTGAACTTGGTATTTATAATCAAATATTTGGAGATAGTTATATTTCTTTTTCTCAAAATGGAGCAAATTCAACTCAAATTAAAACTCAAAATAATCAAAAAGATGTATTTAATAGCAGTTCTATAAATAAAAATATAAATATAAATATTGATGATGAGTTCTTACCTTTA
This window harbors:
- a CDS encoding helix-turn-helix transcriptional regulator, encoding MNIEEIKQQILKELDELETKNKTWLNTRELEKYLNITKAQLEAWRREGFGPSYLILGKRRILYPKSSIADFIVSNEVKTM
- a CDS encoding replication initiation protein encodes the protein MEIVYISEKESKDLIYKSNNLINSKYNITLIQSRFLAFLSSLINVYDDDFFTYSIRVPTLLNFLEIERTNLKWLSESLKQLLTTIICLENSEKVEEYTTFLSHFRLDKANDILEFSFHSSLKPHYLQLKNNFTKLKLEQYNKFESVYTLKFYEWIEYNISLYDTYKNSKFRIIEINLDELLEKFTSVYNYKKKKFEIQKSYKIYNRFKEKVLEVAKNELKEKSDIYFEYEEIKVNRAVKSLVITITKNSERIKKDFTDLKKKNLQSSTKHRQIAQVQIKRILTRTKNIKDRLKYEQKLYQKYLQGTLNFDSDLQEINKELDKKIFDSI
- a CDS encoding helix-turn-helix domain-containing protein → MEINYIFEKLFNYFNVSTIRELSEKINISESTISKWKQRNSINAIKKKCRELGIYNQIFGDSYISFSQNGANSTQIKTQNNQKDVFNSSSINKNININIDDEFLPLFQALSSVAIALNKKEQLKEKLKDLISKLPIL